One genomic segment of Arachis duranensis cultivar V14167 chromosome 4, aradu.V14167.gnm2.J7QH, whole genome shotgun sequence includes these proteins:
- the LOC107485168 gene encoding uncharacterized protein LOC107485168, whose protein sequence is MEWRNKTLVDNVMNRSLRSSQNQVRSNVQLEEQPIPKKMKSKAKCPAMALDVFLHTEGVEVEREEEDDFESIGEDVGATEKEPANLINLKNNLKRPAMTLDAFLGDQGIHVEREEEQNEVPTTEDARSRPSPNNGENVHIPSEEDYIGEHESDNFDVEGDQVMEEAHVEDTSKVKKTRGKTRCLKIYARTWEEREEVTFDQGAAVGPTAQRVKDLTNFIGTMGRNSDFITLMYTNWKDVPKQIKKRIWKYINSKFILPKSSKLWVMTGVQGAWKRYKTRIKKKHFEPYSGNIEDMLVNRPLEIPEIQFRKLIAYWSIPTVKAMCVINSENRKKQQWRHKMGPINFARVRVDLREKKENKEEPNQAEMFVATRNGLKGKTLDVETQAIIDKLDDLQEAGETPTNAFQKVFGKENPGRVRCYGRTVTKTSLKKNKEIDEIKKQSEEKLSYCWRKFFEDIKTILATMVKHKVFLVFSGQLSFFFV, encoded by the exons ATGGAATGGAGAAATAAAACACTTGTAGACAATGTTATGAACCGGTCTTTGAGGTCTTCCCAAAACCAAGTGAGGAGTAATGTTCAACTAGAAGAACAACCAATTCCTAAGAAGATGAAAAGCAAGGCAAAGTGTCCAGCAATGGCTCTTGATGTCtttttgcatacagaaggagtAGAAGTGGAAAGGGAAGAGGAAGATGACTTTGAGTCAATTGGTGAGGATGTTGGAGCTACTGAAAAAGAACCAGCTAACTtgataaacttaaaaaataacttaaagcgTCCAGCAATGACTCTTGATGCTTTTTTGGGTGATCAAGGAATTCATGTGGAAAGAGAAGAGGAACAAAATGAAGTTCCAACTACTGAGGATGCTAGATCTAGGCCATCCCCGAATAATGGAGAAAATGTTCATATCCCCTCTGAGGAAGATTATATTGGTGAACATGAAAGTGACAATTTTGATGTAGAAGGAGATCAAGTTATGGAAGAGGCTCATGTAGAAG atactTCAAAGGTTAAAAAGACTCGTGGAAAAACAAGATGCCTAAAGATTTATGCAAGAACTTgggaagaaagggaggaagtgACTTTTGATCAGGGAGCAGCCGTGGGGCCAACAGCTCAGAGAGTGAaggatttaactaattttattggaACAATGGGAAGGAATAGTGACTTTATTACCTTGATGTACACTAATTGGAAAGATGTGCCTAAGCAAATCAAAAAGCGCATTTGGAAGTATATTAAT TCAAAGTTCATTCTTCCAAAATCTTCAAAGTTATGGGTGATGACTGGTGTTCAAGGAGCATGGAAGCGTtacaaaacaagaataaaaaagaagcaTTTTGAACCATATTCTGGAAACATTGAGGATATGTTGGTGAATCGTCCTTTGGAAATTCCAGAAATACAATTTCGGAAGCTAATTGCATATTGGAGTATTCCAACTGTCAAA GCCATGTGTGTTATAAATTCTGAAAATCGCAAGAAACAACAATGGAGGCATAAAATGGGCCCAATCAATTTTGCAAGAGTGCGTGTTGATTTG CGTGAGAAAAAAGAGAACAAAGAGGAACCAAATCAAGCTGAAATGTTTGTTGCAACTCGGAATGGACTAAAAGGGAAAACACTTGATGTAGAAACACAAGCTATTATT GATAAACTTGATGATCTCCAAGAAGCTGGAGAAACTCCTACTAATgcatttcaaaaagtttttggtAAAGAGAATCCAGGAAGAGTTCGATGTTATGGAAGAACTGTTACAAAAACTTCtcttaagaaaaataaagaaatagatGAAATCAAAAAACAAAGTGAAGAGAAG CTTTCTTATTGTTGGAGGAAGTTTTTTGAAGACATAAAGACAATTCTTGCCACAATGGTGAAGCACAAAGTCTTCTTGGTTTTTAGTGGACAACttagtttcttttttgtttaa